The Streptomyces laurentii genome contains a region encoding:
- a CDS encoding integral membrane protein (identified by MetaGeneAnnotator; putative;~integral membrane protein [Streptomyces sp. C]): MSIWEMLAVFGAGTAAGAMNTVVGSGTLITFPVLLATGLPPITANVSNALGLVPGSISGAIGYRSELKGQTARVLRLGVAALLGGLVGAILLLALPSDAFDAIVPVLIGIALVLVLLQPRIGAAVQRRREANGTEAHPHGGAALLVGFFLASIYGGYFGAAQGVLYISLMGLLLNDTLQRINAVKNVLSAVVNGVAAVFFLFVAEFDWTAVVLIAVGSTIGGQIGAKVGRRLPPTVLRGVIIAVGIVAILQLTLK; the protein is encoded by the coding sequence TTGTCCATCTGGGAAATGCTCGCGGTCTTCGGCGCAGGCACCGCCGCCGGCGCCATGAACACCGTCGTGGGATCGGGAACGCTCATCACGTTCCCCGTCCTCCTCGCCACCGGCCTCCCGCCCATCACGGCGAACGTCTCCAACGCCCTCGGCCTCGTCCCCGGCTCCATCAGCGGGGCCATCGGCTACCGCAGCGAACTCAAGGGCCAGACCGCCCGCGTCCTGCGCCTCGGCGTCGCCGCGCTCCTCGGCGGACTCGTCGGCGCCATCCTGCTCCTGGCCCTGCCGTCCGACGCCTTCGACGCGATCGTCCCCGTCCTCATCGGCATCGCCCTGGTGCTCGTCCTGCTCCAGCCCCGCATCGGCGCCGCCGTCCAGCGCCGCCGAGAGGCCAACGGCACCGAGGCCCATCCGCACGGCGGCGCCGCCCTGCTCGTCGGCTTCTTCCTCGCCAGCATCTACGGCGGCTACTTCGGCGCCGCCCAGGGCGTGCTCTACATATCGCTCATGGGACTGCTGCTCAACGACACCCTGCAGCGCATCAACGCGGTCAAGAACGTCCTGAGCGCCGTCGTCAACGGCGTCGCCGCCGTCTTCTTCCTCTTCGTCGCCGAATTCGACTGGACCGCCGTCGTCCTCATCGCCGTCGGCTCCACCATCGGCGGCCAGATCGGCGCCAAGGTCGGCCGGCGCCTTCCGCCCACCGTGCTGCGCGGCGTCATCATCGCCGTCGGCATCGTCGCGATCCTTCAGCTCACCCTGAAGTGA
- a CDS encoding two-component system sensor kinase (ATP binding site [chemical binding];~G-X-G motif;~GAF domain; cl15785;~GAF domain; pfam13185;~Histidine kinase-like ATPases; This family includes several ATP-binding proteins for example: histidine kinase, DNA gyrase B, topoisomerases, heat shock protein HSP90, phytochrome-like ATPases and DNA mismatch repair proteins; cd00075;~Histidine kinase; pfam07730;~Mg2+ binding site [ion binding];~identified by MetaGeneAnnotator; putative;~two-component system sensor kinase [Streptomyces pristinaespiralis ATCC25486]) has protein sequence MSHRPSSGLAAVSSALLAMNRRMEVRDVLKTIVASARELLDAEYAALGVPDDHGGFAQFVVDGVTEEQWRAIGPLPRQHGILAAMLDKAEPERLADVRKDPRFEGWPDTHPAMSDFLGLPVRDGDETLAALFLANKRCPKPEGSCGFTAEDEELLTLLAQHAAIALTNARLYERSRELTIAEERSRLAHELHDAVSQKLFSLRLTAQAAAALVDRDPARAKGALQQVAELAGEATEELRAAVVELRPAALDEDGLVHTLRTQVQVLDRAHTARVTFDGSGIRALPAAQEEALLRVAQEALHNALRHSGGELVTVSLTRGATGTLLTVTDDGTGFDPTTVRSAGRHLGLVSMRDRADGVGGRLTVTSAPGQGTTIEMEVPGG, from the coding sequence ATGAGTCACCGACCGAGCTCCGGTCTCGCCGCCGTGAGCAGCGCGCTGCTGGCGATGAACCGCCGGATGGAGGTCCGCGACGTCCTCAAGACGATCGTCGCCTCCGCCCGGGAACTCCTCGACGCCGAGTACGCGGCCCTCGGCGTCCCCGACGACCACGGGGGCTTCGCCCAGTTCGTCGTCGACGGCGTCACCGAGGAGCAGTGGCGCGCCATCGGCCCGCTGCCCCGGCAGCACGGCATCCTCGCCGCCATGCTCGACAAGGCCGAGCCCGAGCGGCTCGCCGACGTCCGCAAGGACCCCCGCTTCGAGGGCTGGCCCGACACCCACCCCGCGATGTCCGACTTCCTCGGCCTGCCCGTCCGCGACGGCGACGAGACCCTCGCCGCCCTCTTCCTCGCCAACAAGCGCTGCCCCAAGCCGGAGGGCAGCTGCGGCTTCACCGCCGAGGACGAGGAGCTGCTCACCCTCCTCGCCCAGCACGCCGCCATCGCGCTCACCAACGCCCGGCTCTATGAGCGCAGCCGCGAGCTGACCATCGCCGAGGAGCGCTCCCGGCTCGCCCACGAGCTGCACGACGCGGTCAGCCAGAAGCTGTTCTCGCTCCGGCTCACCGCCCAGGCCGCCGCCGCCCTCGTCGACCGCGACCCCGCCCGCGCCAAGGGCGCCCTGCAGCAGGTCGCCGAGCTGGCCGGCGAGGCCACCGAGGAGCTGCGCGCCGCCGTCGTCGAGCTGCGCCCCGCCGCCCTCGACGAGGACGGCCTGGTCCACACCCTCCGTACCCAGGTCCAGGTCCTCGACCGCGCCCACACCGCGCGCGTCACCTTCGACGGCTCCGGCATCCGCGCCCTGCCCGCCGCCCAGGAGGAGGCCCTGCTCCGCGTCGCCCAGGAGGCCCTGCACAACGCGCTGCGGCACTCCGGCGGCGAGCTGGTCACCGTCTCCCTGACCCGCGGCGCCACCGGCACCCTGCTCACCGTCACCGACGACGGCACCGGCTTCGACCCGACGACCGTCCGCAGCGCCGGCCGCCACCTCGGCCTGGTGTCCATGCGCGACCGGGCCGACGGTGTCGGCGGCCGGCTCACCGTGACCTCGGCCCCGGGCCAGGGCACCACGATCGAGATGGAGGTCCCCGGTGGCTGA
- a CDS encoding two-component system response regulator (C-terminal DNA-binding domain of LuxR-like proteins. This domain contains a helix-turn-helix motif and binds DNA. Proteins belonging to this group are response regulators; some act as transcriptional activators, others as transcriptional repressors. Many...; cd06170;~DNA binding residues [nucleotide binding];~Response regulator containing a CheY-like receiver domain and an HTH DNA-binding domain [Signal transduction mechanisms / Transcription]; COG2197;~Signal receiver domain; originally thought to be unique to bacteria (CheY, OmpR, NtrC, and PhoB), now recently identified in eukaroytes ETR1 Arabidopsis thaliana; this domain receives the signal from the sensor partner in a two-component systems; cd00156;~dimerization interface [polypeptide binding];~identified by MetaGeneAnnotator; putative;~intermolecular recognition site;~phosphorylation site [posttranslational modification];~two-component system response regulator [Streptomyces clavuligerus ATCC27064]), with protein MAERIRVLLVDDHQVVRRGLRTFLEVQDDIEVVGEASDGAEGVARAEELRPDVVLMDVKMPGTDGIEALRRLRDLGNPARVLIVTSFTEQRTVIPALRAGAKGYVYKDIDPDALAGAIRSVHAGHVLLQPEVAGALLTQDDHGSGGGTGRGSTLTEREREVLGLIADGRSNREIARALVLSEKTVKTHVSNILMKLDLADRTQAALWAVRHGMTT; from the coding sequence GTGGCTGAACGGATCCGGGTCCTGCTCGTCGACGACCACCAGGTCGTCCGCCGCGGCCTGCGCACCTTCCTGGAGGTCCAGGACGACATAGAAGTGGTGGGGGAGGCGTCCGACGGCGCCGAGGGCGTCGCCCGCGCCGAGGAGCTGCGGCCCGACGTCGTCCTCATGGACGTCAAGATGCCCGGCACCGACGGCATCGAGGCCCTGCGCCGGCTGCGCGACCTCGGCAACCCCGCGCGCGTCCTGATCGTCACCAGCTTCACCGAGCAGCGCACCGTGATCCCCGCGCTGCGGGCCGGCGCGAAGGGGTACGTCTACAAGGACATCGACCCCGACGCCCTGGCCGGCGCCATCCGCTCCGTCCACGCCGGGCACGTCCTGCTCCAGCCCGAGGTCGCCGGCGCGCTCCTCACCCAGGACGACCACGGCTCCGGCGGGGGCACCGGGCGCGGCTCCACGCTGACCGAACGGGAGCGGGAGGTGCTGGGCCTGATAGCGGACGGCCGCTCCAACCGCGAGATCGCCCGCGCGCTCGTCCTGTCCGAGAAGACGGTCAAGACGCACGTCTCGAACATCCTCATGAAGCTGGACCTCGCCGACCGGACCCAGGCCGCGCTCTGGGCCGTACGGCACGGCATGACGACATAG
- a CDS encoding hypothetical protein (identified by MetaGeneAnnotator; putative;~predicted protein [Streptomyces sp. C]) → MHSEPRSGRLAAWGNALLAGTVSPDDAALAIVGEDAVHRVEGLPGEAGPVGLTLALGRLRRLGVTGWRLALPAPGHPLGLSGPPEFNARALAAEEAVVGFGAPYGLVPEVSEVGPPGDRHVTVVWHCLPVREAPPADVPSLGEAERELAEALRDATLVLTRLDVAASGPAAEAARDAYRARAEAGSEILAPGYPPRAVRVLELARRIGMLVDLAYDGHGGAVSAGEMAARGEALRPVERVARRAQVAAYNAYVEDREREREKERGL, encoded by the coding sequence ATGCATTCGGAACCACGCTCAGGACGTCTGGCCGCCTGGGGCAATGCCCTGCTGGCCGGGACGGTGTCGCCGGACGACGCGGCGCTCGCGATTGTCGGGGAGGACGCGGTACACCGCGTGGAGGGGCTGCCGGGCGAGGCGGGGCCGGTGGGCCTGACGCTGGCGCTGGGGCGGCTGCGGCGGCTCGGGGTGACCGGGTGGCGGTTGGCGCTGCCGGCGCCGGGGCATCCGCTGGGGCTGAGCGGTCCGCCGGAGTTCAACGCTCGGGCGCTGGCGGCGGAGGAGGCGGTGGTCGGTTTCGGCGCGCCGTACGGGCTGGTGCCGGAGGTCTCGGAAGTGGGGCCGCCGGGTGACCGGCATGTGACGGTCGTCTGGCACTGTCTGCCGGTACGGGAGGCTCCGCCGGCGGACGTGCCCTCGCTCGGCGAGGCGGAGCGGGAGCTGGCGGAGGCGCTGCGGGACGCGACGCTGGTGCTGACCCGGCTCGACGTCGCGGCGTCCGGGCCGGCGGCCGAGGCGGCGCGGGACGCGTACCGGGCCCGTGCGGAGGCCGGCAGCGAGATCCTGGCCCCGGGGTATCCGCCGCGCGCGGTCCGGGTGCTGGAGCTGGCCCGGCGGATCGGGATGCTCGTCGATCTGGCGTACGACGGCCATGGCGGCGCGGTGAGCGCGGGCGAGATGGCGGCCCGAGGAGAGGCGTTGCGGCCGGTGGAGCGGGTCGCGCGGCGGGCCCAGGTCGCCGCCTACAACGCGTACGTCGAGGACAGGGAGCGCGAGCGCGAGAAGGAGCGGGGCCTGTAG
- a CDS encoding hypothetical protein (Band_7_stomatin_like: A subgroup of the band 7 domain of flotillin (reggie) like proteins similar to stomatin and podicin (two lipid raft-associated integral membrane proteins). Individual proteins ofthis band 7 domain family may cluster to form...; cd03403;~Membrane protease subunits, stomatin/prohibitin homologs [Posttranslational modification, protein turnover, chaperones]; COG0330;~identified by MetaGeneAnnotator; putative;~secreted protein [Streptomyces ghanaensis ATCC14672]) produces the protein MSAIIIVLIILVVLVFIALIKTIQVIPQASAAIVERFGRYTRTLNAGLNIVVPFIDRIRNRIDLREQVVPFPPQPVITQDNLVVNIDTVIYYQVTDARAATYEVASYIQAIEQLTVTTLRNIIGGMDLERTLTSREEINAALRGVLDEATGKWGIRVNRVELKAIEPPTSIQDSMEKQMRADRDKRAAILTAEGIRQSQILTAEGEKQSAILRAEGESRAAALKAEGEAQAVRTVFEAIHAGDPDQKLLSYQYLQMLPKIAEGDANKLWIVPSEIGDALKGLSGALGNVAPGAASGFTKSAPAAGTERREVPPVD, from the coding sequence ATGTCAGCCATCATCATCGTCCTGATCATTCTGGTGGTGCTTGTCTTCATCGCCCTGATCAAGACCATCCAGGTCATTCCACAGGCGAGCGCGGCCATCGTCGAACGGTTCGGCCGCTACACCCGCACCCTCAACGCCGGTCTGAACATCGTCGTCCCGTTCATCGACCGCATCCGCAACCGGATCGACCTGCGCGAGCAGGTCGTCCCGTTCCCGCCGCAGCCGGTGATCACCCAGGACAACCTGGTCGTCAACATCGACACCGTCATCTACTACCAGGTGACGGACGCGCGTGCCGCGACCTACGAGGTCGCCAGCTACATTCAGGCCATCGAGCAGCTCACCGTCACCACCCTCCGCAACATCATCGGCGGCATGGACCTGGAGCGGACCCTGACCTCCCGCGAGGAGATCAACGCGGCGCTGCGCGGTGTCCTCGACGAGGCCACCGGCAAGTGGGGCATCCGCGTCAACCGCGTCGAGCTCAAGGCGATCGAGCCGCCGACCTCCATCCAGGACTCGATGGAGAAGCAGATGCGCGCCGACCGTGACAAGCGCGCCGCGATCCTCACCGCCGAGGGCATCCGCCAGTCGCAGATCCTGACCGCCGAGGGCGAGAAGCAGTCCGCGATCCTGCGCGCCGAGGGCGAGTCGCGGGCCGCGGCCCTCAAGGCCGAGGGTGAGGCGCAGGCCGTCCGTACGGTCTTCGAGGCCATCCACGCCGGCGACCCGGACCAGAAGCTGCTCTCGTACCAGTACCTCCAGATGCTGCCGAAGATCGCCGAAGGCGACGCCAACAAGCTCTGGATCGTGCCCAGCGAGATCGGCGACGCGCTCAAGGGCCTGTCCGGCGCCCTCGGCAACGTCGCCCCCGGCGCCGCGTCCGGCTTCACCAAGAGCGCCCCGGCGGCCGGCACCGAGCGCCGCGAGGTTCCCCCGGTCGACTGA
- a CDS encoding phospholipid-binding protein (PhosphatidylEthanolamine-Binding Protein (PEBP) domain present in bacteria and archaea; cd00865;~identified by MetaGeneAnnotator; putative;~phospholipid-binding protein [Streptomyces ghanaensis ATCC14672];~substrate binding site [chemical binding]), producing MAEGKRAPLPHDFHPPVVPFTVVSDDVVADGVLKEAQVFAAGNTSPQLRWEGFPAEAKSFAVTCFDPDAPTGSGFWHWVLFDIPASVTELPAGAGSGSFEGLPSGAVHARNDYGTRDFGGAAPPPGDGPHRYVFTVYAVDQEKLGPDADASPAVVGFNLRFHTLGRAQLVAEYETPAQS from the coding sequence GTGGCCGAGGGCAAGAGGGCACCGCTCCCCCATGACTTCCACCCGCCGGTGGTGCCGTTCACCGTGGTGAGCGACGACGTCGTGGCGGACGGGGTGCTGAAGGAAGCTCAGGTTTTCGCGGCGGGCAACACCTCGCCGCAGCTGCGCTGGGAGGGTTTCCCCGCGGAGGCGAAGAGCTTCGCCGTGACGTGCTTCGACCCGGACGCGCCGACGGGCAGCGGATTCTGGCACTGGGTGCTGTTCGACATCCCGGCGTCGGTGACGGAGCTTCCGGCGGGCGCGGGTTCGGGGTCGTTCGAGGGGCTGCCGTCCGGCGCCGTGCACGCCCGTAACGACTACGGGACCCGGGACTTCGGCGGCGCCGCGCCGCCGCCGGGCGACGGGCCGCACCGGTACGTCTTCACCGTGTACGCGGTGGACCAGGAGAAGCTGGGCCCGGACGCGGACGCGTCGCCCGCGGTCGTCGGCTTCAACCTGCGGTTCCACACACTCGGAAGGGCCCAGCTCGTGGCGGAGTACGAGACTCCGGCGCAGAGCTGA
- a CDS encoding S-adenosylmethionine:tRNA ribosyltransferase-isomerase (identified by MetaGeneAnnotator; putative;~sequence version:1): protein MVSPYPWGVTVRIRPGTAATWARRPTPKGPPAGYGAGPAGAALTRAYGERDGYARGVRGPRGGACGVAGEACPGVASPCALLMQHPVTSPPGRCEAAHRTQVTYECP from the coding sequence ATGGTTTCACCGTACCCGTGGGGTGTGACAGTCCGTATCCGTCCGGGGACCGCGGCGACCTGGGCCCGGAGACCTACGCCGAAGGGCCCGCCCGCCGGGTACGGCGCGGGGCCGGCCGGGGCCGCCCTCACGCGCGCGTACGGAGAGAGGGACGGGTACGCGCGCGGGGTGCGGGGGCCGCGGGGCGGGGCCTGTGGGGTGGCCGGGGAAGCCTGCCCGGGAGTGGCCTCACCGTGCGCATTGCTCATGCAACATCCAGTGACGTCACCCCCCGGCCGATGTGAGGCCGCGCATAGGACCCAGGTCACTTACGAATGTCCCTAG
- a CDS encoding ABC transporter ATP-binding subunit (ABC transporter ATP-binding subunit [Streptomyces albus J1074];~ABC transporter signature motif;~ABC-type Mn/Zn transport systems,ATPase component [Inorganicion transport andmetabolism]; COG1121;~ATP binding site [chemical binding];~D-loop;~First domain of the ATP-binding cassette component of cobalt transport system; cd03225;~H-loop/switch region;~Q-loop/lid;~Walker A/P-loop;~Walker B;~identified by MetaGeneAnnotator; putative), whose translation MSDVLELVDVSVVRDGRALVDDVSWSVKEGQRWVILGPNGAGKTTLLNVASSYLYPTTGSVTILGDRLGSVDVFELRPRIGIAGIAMAEKLPKRQTVLQTVLTAAYGMTATWNEDYDPVDEERAKAFLDRLGMTEYLDRKFGTLSEGERKRTLIARAMMTDPELLLLDEPAAGLDLGGREDLVRRLGRLARDPYAPSMIMVTHHVEEIPPGFTHVLMIRQGKVLAAGPMETELTSRNLSHCFGLPLVVEHHGERYTAKGLPLK comes from the coding sequence ATGAGCGATGTACTGGAGCTGGTGGACGTATCCGTGGTCCGCGACGGACGTGCTCTGGTGGACGACGTCTCCTGGTCGGTCAAGGAAGGGCAGCGCTGGGTCATCCTCGGCCCCAACGGCGCCGGCAAGACCACCCTTCTGAACGTCGCGTCCAGCTACCTCTACCCCACCACCGGTTCCGTCACGATCCTCGGTGACCGCCTCGGCTCCGTCGACGTCTTCGAGCTGCGCCCGCGCATCGGCATCGCCGGCATCGCCATGGCGGAGAAGCTGCCCAAGCGCCAGACGGTCCTCCAGACGGTCCTCACCGCCGCGTACGGCATGACCGCCACCTGGAACGAGGACTACGACCCGGTCGACGAGGAGCGCGCCAAGGCGTTCCTCGACCGGCTCGGCATGACCGAGTACCTGGACCGCAAGTTCGGCACCCTGTCCGAGGGCGAGCGCAAGCGCACCCTGATCGCCCGCGCGATGATGACCGACCCCGAGCTGCTGCTCCTCGACGAGCCCGCCGCGGGTCTCGACCTCGGCGGCCGCGAGGACCTGGTACGCCGCCTCGGCCGGCTCGCCCGTGATCCGTACGCCCCCTCGATGATCATGGTCACGCACCACGTCGAGGAGATCCCCCCGGGCTTCACCCACGTCCTGATGATCCGCCAGGGCAAGGTCCTCGCCGCCGGACCGATGGAGACCGAGCTGACCTCCCGCAACCTCTCCCACTGCTTCGGCCTCCCGCTCGTCGTCGAGCACCACGGCGAGCGCTACACCGCCAAGGGCCTCCCGCTCAAGTAA
- a CDS encoding hypothetical protein (Small secreted domain (DUF320); pfam03777;~identified by MetaGeneAnnotator; putative;~predicted protein [Streptomyces roseosporus NRRL15998]), which translates to MISIKKAAALTMIAGGIVAAGAGAASADSGAQGKAVCSPGVASGNVVQAPVHVPVNVSGNTIDVIGLLNPAFGNGAVNG; encoded by the coding sequence GTGATCAGCATCAAGAAGGCCGCAGCCCTCACCATGATCGCCGGCGGCATCGTCGCCGCCGGTGCCGGCGCCGCCTCCGCCGACTCGGGCGCCCAGGGGAAGGCCGTCTGCTCGCCGGGCGTCGCCTCCGGCAACGTGGTGCAGGCCCCGGTCCACGTCCCCGTGAACGTCTCCGGCAACACGATCGACGTGATCGGCCTGCTCAACCCGGCCTTCGGCAACGGCGCCGTCAACGGCTGA
- a CDS encoding HNH endonuclease (HNH endonuclease [Streptomyces sp. SirexAA- E];~HNH nucleases; HNH endonuclease signature which is foundin viral, prokaryotic, and eukaryotic proteins. The alignment includes members of the large group of homing endonucleases, yeast intron 1 protein, MutS, as well as bacterial colicins, pyocins, and...; cd00085;~KEGG: sgr:SGR_5702 putative endonuclease; PFAM: HNH endonuclease; SMART: HNH nuclease;~Restriction endonuclease [Defense mechanisms]; COG1403;~identified by MetaGeneAnnotator; putative) — translation MRDTLVLNASFEPLSTVTLNRAVVLVLQDKAVVEQEHPGLRMRAAAVDMPVPRVIRLCRYVRVPFRRHAPWSRRGVLVRDQHRCAYCGNRATTVDHVVPRAQGGGDEWMNTVASCAADNHRKADRTPEQAGMPLLHLPFVPTPADAMLLAMKAADRPNLPGPSAEPPSGQAA, via the coding sequence ATGCGGGACACGCTGGTATTGAACGCGAGCTTCGAGCCGCTTTCGACGGTGACACTCAACCGTGCGGTGGTGCTTGTCCTCCAGGACAAGGCCGTCGTGGAGCAGGAGCATCCCGGTCTGCGCATGCGCGCGGCGGCGGTGGACATGCCGGTGCCGCGGGTGATCAGGCTCTGCCGGTACGTACGGGTGCCGTTCCGAAGACACGCGCCGTGGTCGAGGCGGGGCGTGCTGGTCCGGGACCAGCACCGGTGCGCGTACTGCGGGAACCGCGCCACGACCGTCGACCACGTGGTGCCGCGGGCGCAGGGCGGCGGGGACGAGTGGATGAACACGGTGGCGTCGTGCGCCGCGGACAACCACCGCAAGGCCGACCGGACGCCGGAGCAGGCGGGGATGCCGCTGCTGCACCTGCCGTTCGTGCCGACTCCGGCGGACGCGATGCTGCTCGCGATGAAGGCGGCGGACCGGCCGAACCTGCCGGGCCCGTCGGCCGAACCGCCTTCCGGCCAGGCGGCGTGA
- a CDS encoding integral membrane protein (Integral membrane protein [Streptomyces albus J1074];~NfeD-like C-terminal, partner-binding; cl00686;~identified by MetaGeneAnnotator; putative): MDIDAWIWWLIGAVGLGIPLVLTAMPEFGMLAVGAIAGAGTAALGFGIVAQVVVFAVVSVALIAVVRPIAARHRSDRPGLTTGVDALKGRQAVVLERVDGSGGGRIKLAGEVWSARALDSGQSFEPGEQVDVVDIDGATAVVM, translated from the coding sequence GTGGACATCGACGCATGGATCTGGTGGCTGATCGGAGCGGTGGGGCTCGGCATCCCTCTCGTCCTCACCGCGATGCCGGAGTTCGGCATGCTCGCCGTCGGCGCGATCGCGGGAGCGGGGACCGCCGCGCTCGGTTTCGGGATCGTCGCCCAGGTGGTGGTCTTCGCCGTGGTCTCCGTCGCGCTCATCGCGGTCGTCAGACCCATCGCCGCCCGCCACCGCAGCGACCGGCCCGGTCTCACCACCGGCGTCGACGCCCTGAAGGGCCGTCAGGCCGTCGTCCTGGAACGCGTCGACGGCAGCGGCGGCGGCCGCATCAAGCTGGCCGGAGAGGTCTGGTCCGCCCGCGCCCTCGACTCCGGGCAGAGCTTCGAACCCGGCGAACAGGTCGATGTCGTCGATATCGACGGCGCGACCGCGGTCGTCATGTGA